In Gammaproteobacteria bacterium, the DNA window GGATAAGCCTTGCAAGTCCGTGTAAACAAAAGCCGAGTCGGTGGCGTTGACCATAATGATGCCTCCTTCTTCGCCCTATCAGCGCATTCGAGCCTGAATCTCGCTGAAGCGGCGAATCCAGGGTTTAATCGAACCGGAGCGGGCGGCGATTTCCGTGGCCATCTTCTGCGCGGCGGCAAAATCCGGGTAGTCGCCAACGACCAGCGAATACCAGGGTCCGGACCGGCTCGGCGAAGTGAAGTAAGCTTTCGGTCCATCGGTGGTAACGGAATCGGATCCCGCAATTTCCCGGAGTTTGTCCAGATCCTTGCCGCTATAGAGCTGCACGGTGTAATGGTCGGGATCGCGCCCTTCCAGCCAGTTTGGTTCCAGCAGGTTACCGGCCGGCGTCGTCGATTCCGGTTCAATCGGCGGTGGAATTCTGGAGGTCAGAGTTGCTGCTTCCAGCGATGCGGTCGGGGGCGCACCGTGAGGGGCTTCGGTGTGGGTTTCCGCAGACGGTTCTGGATCCAGCTCAATCGGCGGCGGAATATTGGATCTTGGCATGGAGGGCATTGGCGGCGCATCAACCACTGGCGGGGAATGGCTCTCGACCGCCGGACTGGTCTCCATCGCGTGGGCTTCCGGGGAATGCGCCGGCTCCGTCTGGTGAGTCACACTGGCCAAATGCGGGGGATCGGTGACCGGAACCTCGGGTTTCGCGGAATGCGCGACGGGTGGGGCATGATCGGCGCTGGCCGTTTTAGCGGCGGGTTCATCCGGTTGGCTCAGGTTGATCATCATGTTGATCGAACCAGCCTGCAAGCCGATGGCAACGACCAGGATGCCGCTTAATAGCGCGAGAGGTTTCCACGAGAGACTGTCCATGATGCGTACTCAAATAACAATCAGTTCGGCTTTGAGAGCGCCTGCCGCCTTCAGCGCCTCCAGGATGGCGATCAGATCGGTGGGGGATGCGCCCACTTGGTTGACGGCCTTTACGATGTCGTCCAGCGCGACGCCGGGGTTGAACAGGAACATCGGTTTCTTTTCCTGGTTGACAGCGATATTGGCATTGGGAACCACAGCAGTTCGTCCACCGGAGAAGGGGCCTGGCTGACTGACAATGGGGTCAGAAGTGATGGTGACGGTCATATTACCGTGGGAAATCGCAGCGGGGCCGACCTGAACATTCTGGCCAATGACTACAGTACCGGTGCGTGAGTTGACGATCACTTTGGCTGCGCCTTGGGCGGGGACCACTTCAATGTTTTCCAGGATGGCAATCAAGCTGACTCGCTGATTGGGATCGGCAGGGCCAAGCACCTCGACGGAGGAGGCGTCAATCGCTTTAGCCGCCTGGCCGCCGAGCGCCTGGTTGATCGCGGCAACCATACGTTGGGCGGTGGTGAAATCAGCTTGACGAAGATTTAATACGATAGGATCGTCGTCGCGCCCGCCAAATTTGCCAGGGACTTGACGCTCAACGCTGGCCCCGTTGGGAATGCGCCCGACGCTGGGGACGCCCACGGTCACGCTGGAACCGGCGGCAGCCGCGCTGATGCCGCCAACGGATACATTACCCTGAGCCATTGCGTAGACCGCGCCATCTGCGCCTTTCAAGGGAGTCATTAACAGACTGCCGCCTTTCAGACTCTTGGCGTTGCCAATGGAAGAGACGGTGACATCGATAGTTTGCCCCGGTTTGGCGAATGGCGGCAAATCGGCCTGAACGGAGACGGCGGCGACGTTTTTCAGTTGCAAATTGACTTCTGGCGGAATAATGACGCCAAGGTTAGCCAACATGCTTTTCAGGCTTTTGACGGTAAACGGGGTTTGTGTGGTCTGGTCGCCCGTGCCATTGAGACCAACGACCAAGCCATAACCAATCAGTTGGTTACTGCGAACGCCGGCGACATCGGCCAGATCCTTGATGCGATTGGCTCCCATGTTTCGGGCCGCCAAGGTGGACGGATTACCGGCGTCTTCATTCAGATTTTCCTTGTCGTCAGCCCAGACATGCTGGGTTCCCAGGCTGAACAGGAGCAAGAATAGCGAAAGTAAGCGGAACATGGATTTTACCTCGGTTTGAGGAACTGCATTTAGCCTTTCTTTTCAGCCTTCAAAACGGAAAGATCGGGCTGAGGAAGAACCGGCCCAGCCAGCCGACGGTATTGGCGTCCGCCAGTACGCCATTGCCGGCGTAGGTGATTTTGGCGTCGGCGACCTGGCTGGACAGCACCGAATTATCGGTGCGGATGTCGTCGGGGCGGATGACTCCGGAAATTTGCACGACCTCTTCACCCTGATTCAGCGTTAGCATTTTCTCGCCGCGAATAGCCAGGTTGCCGTTGGGATAAACCCCCGTCACGACCGCCGAAATATTGCCAGTCAGGCTGTTGCTCTGATCGCTGGCGCCTTCGCCACCCATGGCGCGTTCGCCGGCAATGGTGGTGGCGAAGTTGTTGTTGGCGGCGGCGAGGTCGGGATTGCCGAAGGACGCGCCGAAGAAAATCGGATTTTCGAGTTGGACATCCGTCGATTTGCTGACGCCAGTAGTCGCCGATTTGGTGGCGGCGGTGCTTTCGACCAGCCGAATCACCACGGTGTCGCCAACGCGCTTGGCGGTGCGATCCTCGAACAGTCGCATATCCCGGTTGGCCTGATAGATTGCGCCGGTAGCCGGTGGGCCAGGCCGTGCCGGATCGTTGACATCCATGACATGTGGGGTGACCGGTTTGAAGTCGTATTGCGGGGCTAGACCGCTGCACCCCGACAGCAGGCAGAGGGAAACGAGGGTGGCGGGCTTATTCATAGCAATCACCTACAGTTGATTATTAACATATTGCAGCATCTGATCGGTGGCGGAGATGACTTTAGCGTTCATTTCATAAGCGCGCTGGGTTTCGATCATGTCCACCATTTCCTCGACGACATTGACATTGGAAGTTTCCAGCGCGCCCTGCATGAGATAGCCGAGGCCGTTGTTACCGGGATTATCAGCCTGGGGTGCGCCGCTGGCACCGGATTCCAGGAACAGGTTTTCGCCAACCGCTTGCAAACCCGCTGGATTGATAAAATCCACAGTCTGGATCGTGCCCAGGTTAGCCGGTTGGGTTTGGCCCGCAGTCAGAGCGCTGACCACGCCATCCTTGCCGACGGTGACGCTGAGCGTATTGGGCGGGATGGTGATGGCCGGTTGCAGTTCGAAGCCGCTGGAGGTGACGATCTGCCCATCGGCGTTGACTTGGAAGGAGCCGTCACGGGTGTAGGCGATGTTGCCGTCGGGGAGCAGAATTTGAAAAAAGCCCCGGCCATTGATGGCGAGGTCCAGGTTGTTGCCGGTCTGGATCACGTTGCCCTGCGTGAAACTTTTGGCGGTAGACACCACGCGGACGCCGGTGCCGAGCATGAGTCCAGAGGGCAGTTCCGTATTTTCCGTGGTTTGGCCGCCGACCTGGCGGACGTTCTGATACAGCAGGTCTTCAAACTGGGCGCGACTGCGCTTGAAGCCGGTGGTGCTGACGTTCGCCAGGTTGTTGGCGACGACCGAGATGCGGGTTTGTTGGGCGTCGAGGCCAGTCTTGCCGACCCAGAGTGCAGCAGTCATGAGCGTGCTCCTATTCCAGCTTCAGTAGTTGATCCGCCGATTGGGCGTTTTCTTGCGCTGAGTTCATCATCTTGATTTGCATCTCGAATTTTCGGGATGCCTCGATCATGCTAACCAGCATGTCGGCAGGGTTGACGTTGCTGCCTTCCAGCGCACCGGTGACCAGCTTGACCGTGGCATCGGGTGGGGCAGCGGCGCCGTCCTTGGTGCGCATGAAGCCGTATTTGTCCTTGTACAAGGGGTTTTCGGCGGTGGGCTTGACCAGTCGGATGCGGCCTACAACCGCGATTTCGGTGGCGGCTTCGCCTTTGGGCCGGACGCTGATGGTGCCGTCCTCGCCGATGTCGATTTTCTCGGCGGGGGGAATGGCGATAGGGCCGGCGACGCCGAGCACGGGATGACCGGTTGAAGTAGTGAGCTGACCGTTGACATCGATTTGCAGATCGCCGGCGCGGGTGTAGGCTTCTTCGCCGTCGGGAGCCTGGATGGCGATCCAGCCTTCGCCTTGCACGGCAATGTCCAGATCGCGCCCGGTGGTCATGATCTTGGCCTGGGTTAAATCGATGCCAGGCCGTTCGGTCATGGCATACACCCGGGTGGGCATTCCGTCGGTGCTGAAAACCGGCATGCTGCGGAAATCTTCCAGATCTTTGCGGAAGCCGACGGTGCTGACATTCGCCAGGTTGTGGCTGATGATCTCTTGCGTTCGCAGCGTTTGCTGTGCGCCGGTCATCGCAACATAAAGCATGCGGTCCATGGTTCAGGTCCTGACTGCTTTAACCCTAACGGATTATTTGGGTAATGGTCTCGGTGAGGGTATTGTTGACGGTGATTGTCTTGGAATTCGCCTGGAAGTTGCGCTGAGCCAGGATCATGTTGACCAGTTGCTCGGTCAGGTCGACGTTAGAGGTTTCCAGTGCGCCGGACATAAGGTTGCCATTACCGCCGGTACCCGGTGCTGCGAATGCAACGGTGCCAGACTCTGGAGTAGCCTCCCACTGAGTGTCGCTGATTGCCTTGAGGCCCTGTGGATTTGGAAAAGTAGCTAAATTCAGAGGGCTACCAGTTATTGTTGCTACTCCGCCAACAGCATCTTTGGCAGTAATTGTTCCATCTTTATCAATAATAATGCTGCTTATGTGTGGTGGAGTGCTAGTTGCAGTAATTGTTACTGCAGCACCATTACTGTAGAGTTGCTGACCAATATTGTTGACTACGTTACCCGCAGCGTCGAGATGGAAACTGCCAGCTCGGGTATAGGTCGAAGTAGCAGCTCCAGGTACTCTGACCTCAAAAAAACCATTGCCTGTAATCGCTAAATCCAGGACATTGCTCGTCGTCATGATGCCGCCCTGATTGAATTGTTGGTTGACCGCTTGCGTCTTTACCCCCAAGCCGCCACCAAGGGTTGCATTACTATCAACCAAGTCGCCGAATTCAGTGCGACCGTTTTTAAAACCAGTTGTGCCAGCATTGGCGATGTTGTGGGAAGTGGTGGCTAAATCGGTATTGGCTGCCTGGAGGCCAGATAAGCCAGTGTACATGGATGATGCGGCCATAGTTTAAGTCCTCGTGGTTAAGTTTCAAGTCGTGGTGTTGGATTGCTGCAATTCAGTTTCGCTTAGCCCGGTAATATGTGATACCTGTGCCAGATCCATGCCGCCAGATATCATTTCTTGAGCCATGCGTATTTTTTCTTGTTGAATGCCTTGTTGAATGCCTTGTTGAATGCCTTGTTGAATGCCTTGTTGAATGCCTTGTTGAATGCCTTGTTGAATGCCTTGTTGAATGCCTTGTTGTAGTCCTGTTTTCTCCGCCAATTTCAGCGCGCCGCGTTGCAAGATGATAAAGTCATGGCGCTTGTCCTGCGCTTCCAATTCCTCTTGGCTGAGATTAGCAGTATTAGCAATGTCAAAGGCTTGACGGAAAACTGGGTCACTGTCCATGCTTGCGGGCACTGCCGCTAATGAACCGGCGTTTTTGATAAAGTACAGCCATTGATCTTTAATATCGGTAAGTTGCGCTTCTGTTTTTTTAAATTTAGGTAGTTCGATAAATACCAGTTCGATATCGTCGTTGTATTCAATAAAGCTCTTCTTTTCGAGTAATTTGAAGCGATTGATCAGGTCCTCATTATCTTTGAAAAGGGTGAAATCGGTTAACGTCAAAGCAATGACAGGATTTAGCAGGGTATAATCTTCACCTTTTTGCAGTTCCTGAGAATAGGTCTTCGCGGCGTTGTAGAGAATCCGTTTTTCAAAACCTTCAACATTCAATACCTGCATTTCGATGATCACCCGTCGCCCATCGCGCAGCACGGCTTTGACATCGACGTAGGTGTCTTTCATTCCTTTGATCAGGGGAATTTGATAGGGATCGACAATCGTTAAATCCACAATGTCGCGATCCGGGGGATATTCCAGGACGGCGTTCAGAAAGCTGCGTAAAATCGGTACGCTTTGTCCGCTTCCAAATACTCGTTTGAAAGCATAATCGGTTTTGACGTCGAGAAAGCGCATCATGTTTTCCTGTTTTTTCGCCCCCTCCTTATTAAATCAAGGAGAGGGCAATGGATTACTACCGAATATTCAGAATCGCCTGATACAAGGTACCGGTTGTGTTAATCACCTGGGCGTTGGCCTGGAAGCCGCGCTGGGCGGTGATCATATCCACTAATTCCTTGGTTAATTCCACATTGGAGCCTTCCAGAGCGCCCGCAATGACTTGGCCCAAAGTGCCGTTACCTGGTTTACCTGTAATAGCCGCGCCTGAATCCTGGGTTTCAATCCAGTTATTGTCGCCAATGCGCTTCAAGCCCTGGATATTGGCGAATCGGGCCAATACGACTTGACCCATGATCTGTGTTTTACCGTTGCTATAACTGGCGACGATATTGCCGGATTCATCCGCTTCGACTCTGGAAAGATTACCCATCGTATAGCCATCCTGCTCCAAACTGTTGGTGATGGATTCGCTATCGAACTGGGTGGTGTCTGCAAAATTCAATTCAAAATTTTGCCGTCCAGCGCCATTAGGGAAGCTGACGCCAACGATCTTCAAAGTCGTAGGACTATCGGGATTAGTATATTCCCCATTATCCTTGGCCTCGACAGGGATGCCCCGACTGTCGAAAGTTATGCTACCCACACGCTCAGCAATGCTGTCAATCTCGGGAATTTGTTTGTAGATGCTCCAGGTGTTATCCGCCGTCTTGCGGAAATAGAGATTCAGGGTATGACCAACCCCCAAGCTGTCGTAAATCGCCAATGCGGTAGAGTAGTCATAATTACTCGCATCGGTCGCATCAATCGTGCTTGGATCGGCGGATGTACTGGTTGCCAGTACACTGGTTGTTTCTGAAAGATTATCTGTAGCTATAGTCGTATCCCCAATAATCTGAAGCGCCTTGCTGAAATCAGGGACAATGGTTAGAGCGGTAGCTCCTGAGCCAACCTGCGCCGCTGAGAAAGTAATTGGAGTATTAACCGTTGTTAAAGTGGGAGCGCCAGTCGCAGCATCGAATGTAATATTTCCTCCGTAGCCGTTAAAGTCAGGGGCAGCAGCAGTGATATCGAAATTCCCATCCAATGTGTAGTAAACACTCCAGTCATCAGCGGCTGTTTTAACGAAGTAGGTTTGTAAGCTATGATTGATTCCAAGACTATCATAGACCTGCAATAAATTGGAATGGTGGTAGGTAGTAGGATCAGTTGGGTTAAAACCGGTACTAGGAGGAGGACCAACAGTGAACGCAGAGCCAGCTATTGCAGTCAAACTGCCATCCAAATTGACGGTGTAGTCGACAATAGTTGTTGGCACTGGCGCTGGCTCCATGGCATTCAAGTTAATGCCTAAATCCACCTGCCCGGTCATCTTCGGTTGCATGGTCGAGGAATCGATCCATAAATCACCGACAATATCAGTAATTGTGCGAGTTGCTTGAGAGCCGTTAGGTGTTATATTGGCAATGTTAAATGTAGATCCTTGATCGATATTCCAACCAGCAAGAGCGGAGCCAAAGTCCAGATTAACAGTTATTGGATCTGCGTTTGTACCCAAGTCAGCCGATGAAACAGATAGTGAAGTAACTGTAGGAGCAGTGGATACTACGCCAGTAGTATTGTCAAAAATTACAGTACCGCCATCTATTGTTGCTCCACCATCGATTTGATGATAAATTTGCCAAGTATTATTGCCGACAGCGGGAGGCGCTGATGTACTGGTTGTTAGCAGAAAATAAGATTTTAATTCATGGCTAAAACCTTTGCTGTCAAAAATGTCAACAGAAGTCATATTATTATAAGTTAAAGGATCGTTAGCATCAAAACTGGCAGCCGCGTTGGTCAAGCCGTGCGCCAAAGTTAAACGATACTCCACCGATGTAGTTGCCGCATCACTAGATACCTGCACCGTATAACCTTGTACATTTTGCATTTGGCTATTAACGATAAAGCCACTGGTATCAGTATTAAAACTACCCGCCCGGCTGTAGCTGACCTCATTTCCACTCTGCAAAACAAAGAAGCCTTCTCCGGTAATCGCCATGTCGAACGTCCGACCGGTATCCTCAATGCTGCCTTGAGTAAACGTCTGACTTAGTCGTTGTAAACGCACACCTAAGCCGTTGCTGTCTCTGGACATCGAATCGACCAGATCACCAAATTCTGCTCGGGCTTTCTTGAAGCCAGTGGTATTTGCATTCGCAATGTTGTCAGAAACAACAGATAACTCGGTGTTCGACGCATTAATACCCGTCAGGGCGATATTCAGAGACATGGGAAGACCCTCTTGAACTGGATTAAACTGGATTAAAAAGGAAAAGAAATTACCGGATGCCCCGGACGGAATTCATATCGACCAGACCAATACCACCGGCCAATTGTAGATTGGAGGTTTGTCCGTTTTGTCCCAAAGTGACGCTCTGCACCTGATTCCACATCTGGGTGCTGAATTGCTGATTTTCTCCACTCACTGAACCCTCAGCGACCACGCTATAAACTCCTGAACCTGACGCGCCACTGCCGCCCCAGGTAAACTCGACCTGGCCCGCCTGTTGCGCCCCCAGATTCATGGTGTTAATCAGCTGACCGCTGGCGCTATAAACCTTCAACGTCAAATTGCTGACGCTTTGTGGAACCGAAATTTCGCCTTGCAAGGATTGGCCAGACGTGTAATAACCGCGATCGCCTTCAATCAACACCTGTTTGCCGACCATACTGGTCGCCTGCGCGGTTTGCATCGACAATAGCGACTGCGCCAGGGAATCAAAAGATTTCTGCAACTCCTGAATACTGCTCAGGGTGCTAAACTGGGCCAACTGACCTAGATATTCCTGACCATCCAGCGGCTTGGTCGGGTCCTGATTCTTCATCTGCGCAATCATTAATTTCAGGAAATCTTCCTGATTCAATAAATCCTTGGGCAACGCTGATCCCGCCGAATTTTGACTGGCGGTCGTCGCGGTCGTGCTGTCAATAGTGGTCATGGTCTCAGCCTCGTTTATTCACCCAGCGCCAAGGTGCGCATCATCATCTGCTTGGAGGTATTCAACACTTCCACATTCGCCTGATACGCACGCGACGCCGAAATCATATTCGCCATTTCCTCCACTGGATTCACATTAGGCAGGTTGACATAACCATTTGCATCAGCCAGCGGATGGTCCGGTCGATATTCCTGTTGCAAGGGTTTGTCGCTTTCCACAATGCCCAACACGCTCACCCCGGCAATTCCGTCCTCCGCTTCATCGAGCTGCGCAGCAAATACCGGTTGTCGCGCCCGATAAGTCTGCGAAATGCTGCTGCTGATGCTATCCATATTCGCCATATTACTGGCAGTGGTATTCATTCGAATGCTTTGCGCATGGAGCGCCGAACCGGAAATATCGAAAATGCGGAACAGAGACATGGCTATTCTCCTTTAATCGCCGTCATTAACCCTTGAACACGGTTGCCCATGAACCGCAGGCTCGCTTGATAGCGCAGCGCATTATCGGCAAAGACCGCTTTCTCTTGCTCGGTTTCCACCGTATTGCCGTCCAGCGACATCTGCGACGGCATGCGGTACAGCAGCTCATCCGGGTTATTACGTGGGGCCTGAAGGTGATGGGCGTGCGTCACTTTCAATGGTTGTTCCGCGCCGAACGCCTCGGCCATCGCTGTTTTGAAATCGAAATCACGGGCCATGTAGCCCGGCGTATCGGCATTCGCCAGATTCGCAGCCACAATTTCGGTGCGCCGGGAGCGCAACTCCAATGCTTCCGCGTGCAGCTTCAAAGCGCGGTCAAAGTTAATGCCCATGGTGGCGTCGCCTCCCGTTCGGTCGGATTCCGGAGCGGTTGCCGGAAAAATGACGGATTCAATCGTTAGGGGATAGGAAGCAAGGGATGTGCCGGGTTTGATCGTCCCAGACCTCTTTAACGATATTGAGTTTGCAGTGATTGCGAATGACAATATCATTCGCTCAATGAGGAGAATAAATAATGACTGCCAATGCGCTGGTTCAAGCCCGTATTGATCGCGCGGTAAAAGAGGAAGCCGCTGCCGTCCTGTCGGCGATGGGCCTGACTGTATCCGATGCGGTGCGATTGATGCTCACCCGGGTAGCGCGTGAGCACACCTTGCCTTTCAACCCTCTAATGCCCAACGAAGAAATCGTTGCGGCCATGAAGGAAGCGCGCTGCGGCAGCTTGTCATCGGCAACGACTGTCGAGGAGTTTCTGGACGCCATGAATGCGCAAGATTGAATGGACTCATGCTTTCAAGCGCGACTTCAAAAAGCAAGGGACGTTTGAAGAGGCATTCATTGAATGCATTATGGAAGCTGGCGAACGATGAAACATTGCCGGAGCGATTCCACGACCATACTTTGTCAGGTGAGTGGAAGGATCATCGCGATTGCCACATCAAACCCGATCTGGTGCTGATTTACCGCAAACCCGACGATGGCGTGTTGCAGCTCGTGCGCCTGGGTTCCCATTCCGAACTGGGGCTATAGCTCTTGGCGCCCTCGACTCAAGTCAATTGAAAAGCATCGCGAATCCATTCGATTTGTGGTTCACCGCCGGGCTGGAGAACCGCCACCACATCGAAGCGACAGGGTAGGTCAAGATGTTGGCGTTGTAGATAGAAGGCCGCAGCGCGCAGCAATTTTTGCTGCTTGGCTCGGGTCACTGATTCAGCAGGGGTGCCGTAACGGACATAACGACGGCTACGCACCTCCACGAAAACCAGATATTCGCCATCGCGCATGATCAGATCCAATTCGCCAGTGCGACAACGGAAATTCCGCGTCACCAAGGCCAAGCCCTGTTTTTGCAGATAGCCAAGCGCTAAGTCCTCAGCGACAGCGCCCTGCGCAATACGGCTGATCACCGACGGCCACCGCGATCAGCAGCTGTCAGCAACGCACTCATCCAGAAAATGGATCGCGTAATACAATGGTATCCGCCCGATCAGGGCCGGTAGAGATCAGATCAATTGGTGTATCGATCAA includes these proteins:
- a CDS encoding SPOR domain-containing protein, whose protein sequence is MDSLSWKPLALLSGILVVAIGLQAGSINMMINLSQPDEPAAKTASADHAPPVAHSAKPEVPVTDPPHLASVTHQTEPAHSPEAHAMETSPAVESHSPPVVDAPPMPSMPRSNIPPPIELDPEPSAETHTEAPHGAPPTASLEAATLTSRIPPPIEPESTTPAGNLLEPNWLEGRDPDHYTVQLYSGKDLDKLREIAGSDSVTTDGPKAYFTSPSRSGPWYSLVVGDYPDFAAAQKMATEIAARSGSIKPWIRRFSEIQARMR
- a CDS encoding flagellar basal body P-ring protein FlgI encodes the protein MFRLLSLFLLLFSLGTQHVWADDKENLNEDAGNPSTLAARNMGANRIKDLADVAGVRSNQLIGYGLVVGLNGTGDQTTQTPFTVKSLKSMLANLGVIIPPEVNLQLKNVAAVSVQADLPPFAKPGQTIDVTVSSIGNAKSLKGGSLLMTPLKGADGAVYAMAQGNVSVGGISAAAAGSSVTVGVPSVGRIPNGASVERQVPGKFGGRDDDPIVLNLRQADFTTAQRMVAAINQALGGQAAKAIDASSVEVLGPADPNQRVSLIAILENIEVVPAQGAAKVIVNSRTGTVVIGQNVQVGPAAISHGNMTVTITSDPIVSQPGPFSGGRTAVVPNANIAVNQEKKPMFLFNPGVALDDIVKAVNQVGASPTDLIAILEALKAAGALKAELIVI
- a CDS encoding flagellar basal body L-ring protein FlgH → MNKPATLVSLCLLSGCSGLAPQYDFKPVTPHVMDVNDPARPGPPATGAIYQANRDMRLFEDRTAKRVGDTVVIRLVESTAATKSATTGVSKSTDVQLENPIFFGASFGNPDLAAANNNFATTIAGERAMGGEGASDQSNSLTGNISAVVTGVYPNGNLAIRGEKMLTLNQGEEVVQISGVIRPDDIRTDNSVLSSQVADAKITYAGNGVLADANTVGWLGRFFLSPIFPF
- the flgG gene encoding flagellar basal-body rod protein FlgG, which gives rise to MTAALWVGKTGLDAQQTRISVVANNLANVSTTGFKRSRAQFEDLLYQNVRQVGGQTTENTELPSGLMLGTGVRVVSTAKSFTQGNVIQTGNNLDLAINGRGFFQILLPDGNIAYTRDGSFQVNADGQIVTSSGFELQPAITIPPNTLSVTVGKDGVVSALTAGQTQPANLGTIQTVDFINPAGLQAVGENLFLESGASGAPQADNPGNNGLGYLMQGALETSNVNVVEEMVDMIETQRAYEMNAKVISATDQMLQYVNNQL
- the flgF gene encoding flagellar basal-body rod protein FlgF — encoded protein: MDRMLYVAMTGAQQTLRTQEIISHNLANVSTVGFRKDLEDFRSMPVFSTDGMPTRVYAMTERPGIDLTQAKIMTTGRDLDIAVQGEGWIAIQAPDGEEAYTRAGDLQIDVNGQLTTSTGHPVLGVAGPIAIPPAEKIDIGEDGTISVRPKGEAATEIAVVGRIRLVKPTAENPLYKDKYGFMRTKDGAAAPPDATVKLVTGALEGSNVNPADMLVSMIEASRKFEMQIKMMNSAQENAQSADQLLKLE
- a CDS encoding flagellar hook basal-body protein, which translates into the protein MAASSMYTGLSGLQAANTDLATTSHNIANAGTTGFKNGRTEFGDLVDSNATLGGGLGVKTQAVNQQFNQGGIMTTSNVLDLAITGNGFFEVRVPGAATSTYTRAGSFHLDAAGNVVNNIGQQLYSNGAAVTITATSTPPHISSIIIDKDGTITAKDAVGGVATITGSPLNLATFPNPQGLKAISDTQWEATPESGTVAFAAPGTGGNGNLMSGALETSNVDLTEQLVNMILAQRNFQANSKTITVNNTLTETITQIIR
- a CDS encoding PD-(D/E)XK nuclease family transposase; its protein translation is MRFLDVKTDYAFKRVFGSGQSVPILRSFLNAVLEYPPDRDIVDLTIVDPYQIPLIKGMKDTYVDVKAVLRDGRRVIIEMQVLNVEGFEKRILYNAAKTYSQELQKGEDYTLLNPVIALTLTDFTLFKDNEDLINRFKLLEKKSFIEYNDDIELVFIELPKFKKTEAQLTDIKDQWLYFIKNAGSLAAVPASMDSDPVFRQAFDIANTANLSQEELEAQDKRHDFIILQRGALKLAEKTGLQQGIQQGIQQGIQQGIQQGIQQGIQQGIQQGIQQEKIRMAQEMISGGMDLAQVSHITGLSETELQQSNTTT
- a CDS encoding flagellar hook-basal body complex protein, with translation MSLNIALTGINASNTELSVVSDNIANANTTGFKKARAEFGDLVDSMSRDSNGLGVRLQRLSQTFTQGSIEDTGRTFDMAITGEGFFVLQSGNEVSYSRAGSFNTDTSGFIVNSQMQNVQGYTVQVSSDAATTSVEYRLTLAHGLTNAAASFDANDPLTYNNMTSVDIFDSKGFSHELKSYFLLTTSTSAPPAVGNNTWQIYHQIDGGATIDGGTVIFDNTTGVVSTAPTVTSLSVSSADLGTNADPITVNLDFGSALAGWNIDQGSTFNIANITPNGSQATRTITDIVGDLWIDSSTMQPKMTGQVDLGINLNAMEPAPVPTTIVDYTVNLDGSLTAIAGSAFTVGPPPSTGFNPTDPTTYHHSNLLQVYDSLGINHSLQTYFVKTAADDWSVYYTLDGNFDITAAAPDFNGYGGNITFDAATGAPTLTTVNTPITFSAAQVGSGATALTIVPDFSKALQIIGDTTIATDNLSETTSVLATSTSADPSTIDATDASNYDYSTALAIYDSLGVGHTLNLYFRKTADNTWSIYKQIPEIDSIAERVGSITFDSRGIPVEAKDNGEYTNPDSPTTLKIVGVSFPNGAGRQNFELNFADTTQFDSESITNSLEQDGYTMGNLSRVEADESGNIVASYSNGKTQIMGQVVLARFANIQGLKRIGDNNWIETQDSGAAITGKPGNGTLGQVIAGALEGSNVELTKELVDMITAQRGFQANAQVINTTGTLYQAILNIR
- the flgC gene encoding flagellar basal body rod protein FlgC; this encodes MSLFRIFDISGSALHAQSIRMNTTASNMANMDSISSSISQTYRARQPVFAAQLDEAEDGIAGVSVLGIVESDKPLQQEYRPDHPLADANGYVNLPNVNPVEEMANMISASRAYQANVEVLNTSKQMMMRTLALGE
- the flgB gene encoding flagellar basal body rod protein FlgB, with the translated sequence MGINFDRALKLHAEALELRSRRTEIVAANLANADTPGYMARDFDFKTAMAEAFGAEQPLKVTHAHHLQAPRNNPDELLYRMPSQMSLDGNTVETEQEKAVFADNALRYQASLRFMGNRVQGLMTAIKGE
- a CDS encoding type II toxin-antitoxin system RelB/DinJ family antitoxin translates to MTANALVQARIDRAVKEEAAAVLSAMGLTVSDAVRLMLTRVAREHTLPFNPLMPNEEIVAAMKEARCGSLSSATTVEEFLDAMNAQD
- a CDS encoding YraN family protein, producing the protein MSRIAQGAVAEDLALGYLQKQGLALVTRNFRCRTGELDLIMRDGEYLVFVEVRSRRYVRYGTPAESVTRAKQQKLLRAAAFYLQRQHLDLPCRFDVVAVLQPGGEPQIEWIRDAFQLT